The Kluyveromyces lactis strain NRRL Y-1140 chromosome D complete sequence genome has a window encoding:
- a CDS encoding uncharacterized protein (no similarity): MRVKPVCFMAVCLPHGTGTACSIYVVFTSNSQTLSILFLVSVYAKASTCLNADIILKSDMDQFLINLKVRLNDSSTKTPTLVVCLKNERQKPRHYLKPENSPFMQLIRK; this comes from the coding sequence ATGAGAGTCAAGCCAGTATGTTTCATGGCTGTGTGTTTACCTCATGGTACTGGTACAGCCTGTAGTATATATGTGGTTTTTACTAGTAATAGTCAAACACTTTCGATTTTGTTCTTGGTTTCAGTGTATGCTAAAGCAAGTACCTGCTTAAACGCTGACATCATTTTGAAGTCTGATATGGATCAGTTTTTAATTAACCTAAAGGTACGTCTTAACGATAGCAGTACAAAAACGCCTACATTGGTTGTGTGTTTGAAGAACGAACGACAGAAACCACGCCATTACTTAAAACCTGAAAATTCTCCCTTCATGCAATTGATTAGGAAATAA